From the Topomyia yanbarensis strain Yona2022 unplaced genomic scaffold, ASM3024719v1 HiC_scaffold_30, whole genome shotgun sequence genome, one window contains:
- the LOC131695153 gene encoding histone H3 yields MARTKQTARKSTGGKAPRKQLATKAARKSAPATGGVKKPHRYRPGTVALREIRRYQKSTELLIRKLPFQRLVREIAQDFKTDLRFQSSAVMALQEASEAYLVGLFEDTNLCAIHAKRVTIMPKDIQLARRIRGERA; encoded by the coding sequence ATGGCCCGTACGAAACAGACCGCCCGCAAGTCCACCGGAGGGAAAGCTCCCCGCAaacagttggcaacgaaggctgcccgtaaaagtgccccagctacgggtggcgttaagaagccccatcgctacagaccaggaactgtcgcgctgcgagaaattcgtcgctatcagaagtcgacagagctactaatccgcaagctgcccttccagcgtctggttcgtgagatcgcgcaggacttcaaaaccgatctgcgcttccagagctcagccgtcatggcccttcaagaagccagcgaggcttacctggttggtttgttcgaggataccaatctgtgcgctatccatgccaagcgagtgaccatcatgccgaaagacatccaactggctcgccggatccgtggggagcgggcctaa